The following are encoded together in the Pectobacterium wasabiae CFBP 3304 genome:
- the queC gene encoding 7-cyano-7-deazaguanine synthase QueC, whose protein sequence is MKRAVVVFSGGQDSTTCLIQALQHYDDVHCITFDYGQRHRAEIDVARELSQKLGATAHKVLDVGLLNELATSSLTRDSIPVPDYDANAHGIPNTFVPGRNILFLTLASIYAYQVGAEAIITGVCETDFSGYPDCRDEFVKALNQAIVLGIARNIRFETPLMWLNKAETWALADYYQQLNTVRYHTLTCYNGIKGDGCGQCAACHLRANGLAQYQNDAETVMASLKQKVGLR, encoded by the coding sequence ATGAAGCGTGCTGTTGTCGTTTTTAGCGGTGGACAAGACTCCACAACTTGCCTGATCCAAGCTCTGCAACATTATGATGATGTTCACTGCATCACCTTCGATTATGGGCAACGCCACCGTGCCGAAATTGATGTCGCTCGGGAACTGAGCCAGAAACTGGGGGCAACGGCGCATAAGGTTCTGGACGTCGGCTTGCTGAATGAACTCGCCACCAGCAGTCTGACGCGTGATAGCATCCCTGTCCCTGATTATGACGCCAATGCGCACGGTATCCCCAATACCTTCGTGCCAGGAAGAAACATTCTTTTCCTGACACTCGCTTCTATCTACGCCTATCAGGTTGGTGCAGAAGCCATCATTACCGGCGTGTGTGAGACCGACTTTTCCGGTTACCCAGATTGTCGGGACGAATTCGTCAAGGCACTGAATCAGGCCATTGTTTTAGGTATTGCCCGTAATATCCGTTTTGAAACCCCGCTGATGTGGCTCAATAAGGCTGAGACCTGGGCGCTGGCGGATTATTATCAGCAACTCAATACCGTGCGTTATCACACGCTAACCTGCTATAACGGCATCAAAGGTGATGGATGTGGCCAGTGTGCCGCCTGTCATTTACGCGCAAATGGACTCGCACAATATCAAAATGATGCCGAAACTGTGATGGCGTCACTAAAGCAGAAAGTAGGGTTACGCTGA